The region AAGAGACGACGACGATCCACCGACTCCGCCAAAGACGGACTGCAAGGCGGGCTGCTTGGCTTTCTTTTCTCGCGATGGGAAACGGCGTCTCACAGTCGAAGGATTATCCGTCGACGTCATCACCAGGATGAAAGCCATGCAGGGACAATACATCTTCAGCGTCCCTTACACGATCGCGGGGGCGAAAGCCGACGCAATTCGCCTAAACCAGGATCTTGCGGGCACCGAGATCGGAGATTGCTACGCGCGCGGGGGAGGCGTCTCCTTTTCCTTCTTGCAAACGACCCACAACGGAGCGCCCATCAGTTGGGGAGCCGAGCAGCTTCGGGAGATCTATCGTCTCCTCGGCCAAAAAGACGGCCAGACCAGTAATGCCTTTTTCTGCTCCAACCAAGAGGACGAGGATCGGATCGCAATCAACAACGACATCGCCCATCGCCCGAGCCTATTGGCCGCCATCAAGACCCTCGAGTCGGGCAATCACGGTTCCCTCGATCAAGCTCACTCCGAGGCATTGCTCACCTCGCTTCGAGCCGCGGCGGGCGAACCGGATCCCAAGCCGCCCATACCGCCGCCGGATCATCTCAAAGATCTCATCTGGGTCGGTGTGACCTTTTTCGGCGTCCACATCGCGGGTCATATCGCCAGCAGATTGATCGATAAATTCTGGCCCAAGGACCCTCCGAATCCTCCTCCATCCGCAACGGGAACCTCCTCGGAACGGTCCCCCGAGTCTGCGAACGCGTCCGACCAGAATAAGGCATTTTGGGGAGGACTCGCGGCGGCTTGCTTCGTCGGCGCGGCGGCCCTCGTCGCTGACGATGTGACCGGAGTCGGAGTCGCCGACGATCCGCTTGCGCTCGTTGCAGCAACCGCCGGTGCCGTCTTCCTGGGCATCTCCGCCCTCTCCGGCGAAAAGAAACGGAACTCGGGCGTCTAAAACCTACAGGGGGAACTACTATGATGGAAATGACTCATCCGCATGTCCTGGGCTTCCTAAGCGGCGCTTTGAGCACTCAGGAGGCCGCCGAGAAGTTACAAGTGCCGCGCTCTACACTTTGGCGCCTTCAACGACGCCTCAACGTTCGGGGGCCGCTCGCCCTCGTCCACGGCCTTAAGGGGCGCCGCTCCAACAACGCCAAACCCGACGCACTCCGGAGGAAAGTCTGCGAGCTCTTCGCCCGTGACTACCAGCCAGCGGGAATCAGCGTCGGGACCTTCTATGAATACGGCGTTCGAGGAAGGCTGGGCCCTGTCTGTTACACCACAGTCCTTCGATGGCTCAGGGAAGCAGGGCTGGCGTAATTTCCCCCGTTTTTCATCGCGACAAGACAAAGAGTCGCAGCCTTTCCATAAAGAATGAATAACTCATTTGTGCATAAACAGTTGTGCTGCTTAACGAACGATTTGCGCATTTTAAAATGAGCTATCGTATTTTATTCAATGATTTCAATGTGATTATTTTGGCACTAGAATTGCTGTTTAGATGAACTTGGGGGCGTAACATATGGAACTACTTCCGGACTACCTTTTAACACTAGGGGGAATTCTGACGGACCCAAAGCCGGAGAAGAACTCCGAGGCCCTGATGTACGCCTCCGACGCCAACAAGACGATCGCCTTGGACCAGATCCTGGCCCAGAAATCCGCCCTCCAACAGGCGAGCCTGGACCGCCAAATGCAGCTCGCCGCCAATCTCGAGCTGGGGATCGAAAAGCTCGATACCAAGCTTCAGACGTCGAGCCTCGACTATATCCAGAACATGACGGCGGAGGAGAACCGCCACATGGAGCGGATGGCCAAGCTGGGCATTGGGAGAGGCCCCCGCGTCCATGTGACGTCGGGCTCCGACATCCCCGAACCTCCGGCCGAGACAGTACCCACGCAAACCGCGCCCGAGCCGATCGCATACAGCCCGCCCTGGGCGACGGCATCCGACCCGCAGGCGTCCGAATTTGAGATGGCACCGGAAGGCGATTCCCTTCCGTTTGGGAGTTTTTGACGAACGCAAAATCAAGGGGATAAAATGAGAAGTTACACCATCAAGTCACTTGGCATCGCGGCTCTTATCTTAAGTCTCACGGCGGCAATCGGTTGTGGAAAAGCGGAAGGCGAAAATGCCGTCGTCACTCCTCCCGCCATCTCTGATGACATCCAACCTTCCGGGAAGGGCGATGCGGTCACGACCCCTACGGGTGATGAGGACGAAGTCATCGTTCCGGCGGAGACCTCCACGCCGGAAGCGACCGACCCCGAGATCGAGTCCCCCAAGACGCCCGAAGAACTCCCGGCGCCTCCGGCCGCGCTGACGGTCTCTTTGGCCGGCAGCAAGACCCTGTATGAGAAGAAAGAGGGCTTGATCCAGATCAGCTACAGCCGCACCGGAGGAGGGGACGTCCAGCAACTCTACATCTACGGCCCCTTCTCGGGCGATTCCGACTGCGACGGCGGTCTCGTGATCGATCCCTCGGGTTACGACCTCAACAAGGGAAGCGCAAATTATCTCAAGTATCAAAGCCTGCTCTCCGGCGAGGTCTGCAAGGACCTCGACGGCAATTGCATGGA is a window of bacterium DNA encoding:
- a CDS encoding helix-turn-helix domain-containing protein produces the protein MMEMTHPHVLGFLSGALSTQEAAEKLQVPRSTLWRLQRRLNVRGPLALVHGLKGRRSNNAKPDALRRKVCELFARDYQPAGISVGTFYEYGVRGRLGPVCYTTVLRWLREAGLA